A window of Shewanella mesophila contains these coding sequences:
- a CDS encoding CPXCG motif-containing cysteine-rich protein, which translates to MNIIDKVIHCPHCGHHQHINIDVSCGDQDYYDDCRICCNPIHMRTHIDPQHQKIELYIDADDEQVY; encoded by the coding sequence ATGAACATTATTGACAAGGTGATCCACTGCCCTCACTGCGGGCATCATCAGCACATTAATATCGACGTTTCTTGTGGCGATCAAGATTATTACGATGACTGTAGAATATGTTGCAACCCTATCCATATGCGCACCCATATCGACCCACAGCATCAAAAGATCGAGCTCTATATTGATGCTGACGATGAACAGGTTTACTAA
- a CDS encoding riboflavin synthase subunit alpha, translated as MFTGIVQATCNVVAITKNVGLNTIEIALPPHLKDGLVTGASVANNGVCLTVTKIADDRVFFDVMEETLSVTNLGQIKVGSSINIERSLTFGSEIGGHILSGHIHAQATVASVSDTDSHFDLSLTVEPKWMSYILYKGFVGVNGCSLTVGEVSDIGFKLHLIPETLSLTNLSECKIGDTLNIEIDSQTQAIVDTVERVLAKRFA; from the coding sequence ATGTTTACAGGTATTGTTCAAGCCACATGTAATGTTGTGGCAATTACTAAAAATGTTGGCCTTAACACGATTGAAATTGCCTTACCGCCACATCTAAAAGACGGATTAGTTACTGGAGCGAGTGTCGCAAATAATGGAGTTTGCTTAACCGTAACTAAGATTGCCGATGATAGGGTGTTTTTCGACGTAATGGAAGAGACCTTAAGCGTGACTAATCTCGGTCAGATAAAGGTCGGATCGTCAATAAATATTGAACGCTCGTTGACGTTTGGTAGTGAAATTGGCGGTCATATTCTTTCCGGCCATATTCATGCCCAAGCTACAGTCGCCAGTGTTAGTGATACCGACTCCCATTTCGACCTAAGTTTAACGGTCGAACCTAAGTGGATGAGCTACATCTTATACAAAGGCTTTGTTGGGGTTAATGGCTGTAGCCTAACCGTAGGTGAAGTAAGTGATATCGGCTTTAAGCTGCATTTGATTCCGGAAACCCTGTCGCTGACAAACTTGAGTGAATGTAAAATCGGAGACACATTAAATATTGAAATTGACAGTCAAACCCAAGCAATAGTCGATACCGTTGAGCGAGTGTTGGCGAAACGTTTTGCGTGA
- a CDS encoding DUF3718 domain-containing protein: protein MKTLLAFTAGTLLMLSPSLAAVTYQFVAVDKSVETQICVAAGNDERALLRSKIGNYSHNVRLSTNLINCNGMSITQFSYKYGALQSYDYLNRFTALKNRVQHKPSVTIKELSLRDTGGLADVVTIRVSAK from the coding sequence ATGAAAACATTATTAGCATTTACAGCTGGGACGTTACTGATGTTGTCGCCAAGTTTGGCTGCAGTAACCTACCAATTTGTGGCAGTCGATAAAAGCGTAGAGACACAAATTTGCGTCGCTGCGGGTAATGATGAACGCGCCTTACTCCGCAGTAAAATCGGAAATTATAGCCATAATGTCAGATTGTCGACAAATCTAATCAATTGTAATGGCATGAGCATCACCCAGTTTTCATATAAGTATGGAGCGCTCCAATCATATGATTATCTTAATCGCTTTACCGCATTGAAAAATCGTGTTCAGCACAAGCCAAGTGTAACCATTAAAGAGCTCTCTTTACGAGATACTGGTGGGTTAGCCGATGTGGTGACCATTCGTGTATCTGCGAAATAG
- a CDS encoding MATE family efflux transporter, whose amino-acid sequence MNQFGFQAKKLVQLALPVLIAQVTQTMMGFIDTVMAGRVSAVDMAAVAIGGSLWLPALLFVQGLLMAFTPVFAHHHGADDQKAIQPIAFQAGYIAIIGSVIVISFLFFAPEIFKMMALEPNLAALSVEYLYGFAWGVPAFVLYQVLRGCSEGISYTLPTMIIGFVGLAVNIPANYIFIYGHLGVPAMGGAGCGIATALVFWAMLIAMTIYMQLHSRFKQLAPFSAFHRPHWSTIWTMTKHGMPIAMALFFEVSLFAIIALLLAPMGANVVAGHQIALNFSSIVFMLPLSIGIAVSIRVGYYLGQEKELIAKLVTKVGLTIAFSLAMMTAIITVAFRTQIALLYNNNPEVVTLAGSLMFLAALYQLSDSVQVVAAGALRGYKDTRSAFYITLVSYWAIGMVLGYLLAQTNLIVPAMGAHGFWIGLIAGLTSAAMLFALRLKYIQTHSSAIRQFE is encoded by the coding sequence ATGAATCAATTCGGCTTTCAAGCCAAAAAGCTCGTCCAACTAGCATTGCCCGTACTCATTGCCCAAGTAACTCAAACCATGATGGGCTTTATCGATACCGTGATGGCTGGCAGAGTCAGTGCCGTCGATATGGCTGCCGTCGCCATAGGTGGAAGCTTATGGCTACCCGCTTTGCTATTTGTGCAAGGATTGCTAATGGCCTTCACACCCGTTTTCGCCCATCATCATGGCGCAGATGATCAAAAGGCGATACAACCTATCGCATTTCAAGCTGGTTATATTGCCATAATTGGCAGTGTAATAGTGATCTCCTTTCTGTTTTTTGCGCCCGAGATCTTCAAAATGATGGCGCTTGAGCCTAATTTAGCCGCACTGAGTGTTGAGTATCTGTATGGCTTCGCTTGGGGCGTTCCCGCTTTTGTGCTTTATCAAGTATTACGTGGATGCAGCGAAGGGATCTCTTACACCCTGCCAACCATGATCATTGGTTTTGTGGGGCTGGCGGTTAATATTCCCGCCAACTATATCTTTATTTATGGCCATTTGGGCGTTCCAGCTATGGGTGGCGCTGGTTGTGGTATAGCTACTGCATTGGTATTCTGGGCTATGCTGATTGCCATGACTATCTATATGCAGTTGCATTCTCGCTTTAAACAACTCGCGCCTTTCAGCGCATTTCACCGTCCCCATTGGTCGACCATCTGGACAATGACCAAGCACGGAATGCCTATTGCCATGGCACTGTTCTTCGAGGTCAGTCTGTTTGCTATTATTGCGTTGCTGCTTGCTCCGATGGGGGCAAACGTAGTTGCAGGCCATCAAATAGCCCTTAACTTTTCATCGATCGTATTTATGCTCCCCCTCTCTATCGGTATCGCAGTATCGATACGAGTTGGTTACTACTTAGGTCAGGAAAAAGAGCTTATCGCCAAACTTGTCACTAAAGTCGGGTTAACCATAGCGTTTTCCCTAGCGATGATGACCGCAATAATCACAGTAGCCTTCAGAACTCAGATAGCGCTGCTTTATAACAATAACCCTGAAGTGGTCACCCTTGCGGGAAGTTTAATGTTCTTAGCTGCGTTATATCAATTGTCTGATTCAGTGCAAGTTGTCGCAGCAGGTGCCTTAAGGGGATATAAAGACACTCGCAGTGCGTTTTATATTACGCTAGTGTCCTATTGGGCTATTGGCATGGTGCTGGGCTACTTACTGGCACAAACGAACCTTATTGTACCTGCGATGGGCGCTCATGGTTTTTGGATTGGGCTAATTGCAGGCCTAACGTCGGCTGCGATGTTATTTGCATTACGTCTTAAATACATCCAGACCCATAGTTCTGCCATTCGCCAATTCGAGTAG